In Pieris napi chromosome 8, ilPieNapi1.2, whole genome shotgun sequence, the genomic stretch ACGCACAATACGGTTTTACTAAAGGTCGCTCCACTACCGATGCTGGCTCTGTTACGACATATATTTGATGCATGGGAGAAAACTCAAAATGTACTGGGAGTTTTCTGCGATTTGTCCAAGGCGTTTGATTGTGTTGATCATGAGACTCTGCTTTGCAAACTTGACCACTATGGTATAAAAAATGTAGCTCTTAACTTAATAACCTCTTACCTAAGTTGTCGAACTCATAAAGTTGATATAAATGGAACTAAATCTTCGGGATCACACATTCAAATGGGAGTCCCGCAAGGATCAATATTGGgaccatttttatttcttatatatattaacgaTTTGCCTTCTTATGCAAAGCCATTATGTGATATtgtattgtttgctgatgacacgtccttgatttttaaagtaaatagatataaaacaaattttgacgatgtgaACAATGCACTTTCTGAAATAGTGTGCTGGTTTTctgcaaataatttacaattaaatgccacaaaaacaaaatgcatAAGATTTACTTTACCTAATGTTAAAACTACAACTATAGAGCTTAAATTGAACaatgaaaaactaaatttagttGATTCTACGGTATTTCTGGGCATTACAATAGACCAAAATCTTCAATGGAGTCAGCATATCACTAAACTTTCTGACAAGCTTAGTTCTGCGGCATACGCTATTAGGAAAATTAGGCAACTCACAGACGAGGAAACTGCCAgaatagtatattttagttactttcacaGCGTTATGTCGTATGGAATTCTTTTATGGGCAGCAGCAGATATAcaatctatttttatcttgCAAAAACGTGCTATTAGGTCAATTTATTGCTTGAAACCAGGCACTTCACTTAGAAACCCAATATATTTACAACTGTATCGTTTTTGTGCGTAGTAATATTAGTTCTCTTTTAAAGAACAGCGACATTCACAATAGGAATACAAGAAATAAGGGAAAACTTTTCCAGCCGTCTTACAGGTtgcagaaaataaatacttcatttaTGGGCCTAAGTATACGCTGCTATAACATGATTCCTAGTGAAATATTGGAACTGCctttaaacagattcaaaacacATATCAAAAAACCCAtatgtgtaaaggttactaCACAGTCAATGACTACCTGGAAGATAAAAACGCTTGGCAATAGTTCTAATTATGTatgaatatgtgtgtaatggtgaatgtggtaaatcacagaacagattttatttttttttacttatgtaactttaatgacgttgtggtttatgacattttcctttgaataattgtaatgtaaagggagggcaaaacttgctgagtttcttgcccgttcttctcagaacaaggcctcctggttgttttgcgaacggatggcgtagtcctgctctttcgtgaattttgtaaacgttgttgacattcataagcatgctctaagaagcatctaaattgaataaacgtattttgattttgattactGAGAGACCATTGGTGATTTTTGGATTTAGGAGTAGTAGGAAGTAGGAGAGTCTACGACCAAAACCCACTTATGATACATACAACACAGCAATACAGTCGAAATTATAAAATCGTGTGCGTGTAGTATATATACACGTAGAAAACGAAAATtcttatgaccttatttttcgaaaaatgatatGATACATTagatatgcaactttacagatattggttaaataaagtttaattagataaagtttaacaaaaggctttattatcatagacatgaatacaaataatgcaATGATTTCATTTTATCTTATTACTACttagattattacagaatttcattaattgtaatagaattattactatcattgttatcgttattatatttttgttattaatggcttcgaatcaaccgtggtaggaacaagaaaaagatgggcATAAccaaaaaatgtgacgcgtacggcgtaaccgaaaaatgtgacggtatttttttttccaacgccgataaagaagtttcacttcaaaaaggcTGTCTGGATCCGCCTATACTCCCAAAAACGATAAAATTGTTCTGGAGTCTCCAAGATTGATTGGTTAATTAACACAGGGAGTAGTAGTGGTAGCCACGAGACATAACTTCAGATTCTACACTCATAGTGAGACCGACTATCATTAGCAGCAGCATCATCAGCGAACtacttctattttatttatttaattataagtaatcttacagctaacattcatattataaaactagacacttagacaatacagccttgcgattctgtaactcacttttcgaactctcactgcggttttcgcagcggcggtcgccctcaaatcagtcgtgaagcagtcattttacgattcgGCATTCTGATATGGAGGgaacttgtagtttattgatgagagttcaaaaagtgagttacagaacgCAAGGctgaaagccaaaacagattacatagataaacaataggtatatacgaaacagaaaacaactaagtacattaatagacaaaaaatatataaaaaaactaaagaaaactgaaatttaacatttgaaaCCACAAAtaacacttaatatttcaaattacgTATATAGCTGAAACAAAATCAGAGTCTTCCCGCCTCTTCAAATACTTTCTCACATCTTTagtgaggtggaaaatatcaatatcctcaTAATCGGTGtcatatttagataaaacccgaaacattggcgaattatgcaggtaattcgAGTTTCTTATTGTTTCCTTGATTACACTTTCTTATGTGCTATGACAAACCAGGGTGTCTCAGACGTGCCTATGCACAACACAACATTTTACAAATGTTCACtaatggttttattttatagaagacGGCGAAACCCCATAAGCGATGCGGAGTATGATTTCGACGACGATTTAATTCACATTCAGACTTTATGATGCTAcaaactagcgaactgtggaatcccGGCGGGgatcttccctcagagatacgacctccaaatcattaaaaatcGAGTGTACTCAAAGGcaggcaacgcacccactgaaaatgggtgtctatgggctgcgaagactgccctttttggtcgtcccgtaagctcgtttgcccccctattatatataaaaaaaggattttttattatattttatcccAGTTTCCTTTTCTGCCATTTACTAAATTCCTTACCTTCAGTTTAAGAGAAACGCTTTGTTAATCATTATCACATAATTTGAGGGACGCAACTTATTAATTTGCTTATAATATCAAGCctgattattaaataaattcagaaGTTCGAAACTTTctgataatgaaattttttttatcacggGTTATGTTagctaacattagttaagttacctGTACATACAGTctaaatctgttataacggcATCGAATGGACTAcccatatttggtcgtaaaaaccgatagtcgtaacagccgatgacgttgtcaTTAAGtgcctaatacaatagaactcagccgggacctttgattttggtcaatataaccgatatgttgttctaaacgatcaaatcaaatcaaatcaaaatacgtttattcaatttagatgcttcttagagcatgcttatgaatgtcaacaacgtttacaaaattcacgaaagagcaggaCTACGCCATGATGTTATCGTAAActgttttgactgtatatattttagttaagagTAGTagaacaattaatattaacaatcaTGACATACTTGAAGGCAATAAGTTGTAGAACGTCAGTTTTGCCAGTAATATATGAACCCTATATACACTCAGTAATTATAGTtgttctcgtttccgataatgtacCATAGGTCGATAGCGTGTATCCTTTATAgctaacagattttttttttcgtggggAAATGCGTTACGCATACCCGCGGCATGGTTGACCTGGTGGggaagggttatgtgggactcgctgttgtgcatacccactaaaaccccacggcgccaccagcaatcgcccgGGGCAGGACACGGTAACAGCGTAGCTTTGTCCGCATCTAGCTACGCGATTAGCCGTTAATATTACGGTCCTCTACGGCCACGAATGATGTGGAATGGACCTTGGCACAAGGGCCTTTCACATCGGCCAATTCATCCTGTTTTATAGAGGAGGGGGAGGTCGGGTACAATGCTTGCAGGGATGCGTCAGCATATGGGTAACAGATGTATCAATTAGTTTTAAGAAAGTCCAGCatcgcaaccccactacccATAGTTTCATGTTATAAGCCattgttttaaacgattaaagtCAGTTGATACTAGGTtcaaacaaaaagtttcatttatttgaacatcctCGAACCACCACCAAAATTAACTCGCGTCTAACAATTTTCAGACATATTGATATGTTACCGATCAGCAAAACTCTGTTATCTTTGCAAAACGGTCTGCAAATTAAATGCGTTCTCCTGAAAAACGCTTTACCTCAATAAGCCCAATTGTATTaaggtttaaattttaatagtataagatcccgatatacaacgaccttcaccgagatgcttatttaatgaaacgtattttatatttaatttaatatgtcaataaatatgggttttaatattaattaaaatactctggactgaaatttgctaggcaacccatatggattatattgttgttgtatagcgggatcttagaccataatTAGTAATCTTCCGGATTTTCGCCATTTCTTACAAGCATGTTTTCAATATCAGCTATAATTCAACTACAATACAGACAAAATtagctttaataaaaaaaaataagacataTTGCTATGATAACGCTATGAGAAAAATTTCCAATACTGGTATTTTTGAGTTCAGAATAATTGAATCTTTCAATTTGATGCGATTTGAGCCGTATTTCTTGTGGGctctaatataaataaaactcctAGAACTGATAGaatcgtaaatttatttatgaattacaTTACTCGaatttttcattgttttacaGCAATCATAGTCAGCGATAACATGGATCATTTTGTATCAGTAATTACTAAGGAGAAGAGTTCGAGCGCTTACTACGTCGCTTATGTCAGCAACGTATTAGAATATACGTTTGCGCTAAATCTTAACCGTAAATTTTACCTCAAGCCGATCCAAGAATTGATCactttttaagttattgataattttattttaaatttttcttaagATTCCGCTGGCTTCTTTTATTTGAACTACATCgccaaataataaattaaactctcTGATAGAACAACAGTAAATATAGCCCCGCTTTGGGTTTTTCCAATCTCCATTTCCCAACCACTCtatttctttacaaatgtcGTCACAAAACACGTATTTTTTAGCTTCTTCCTTTGTCACGTTgggaatatttaattgtataaacgCTACTCCCATACGCTCAGTAAAGTAGTGTACAGCCTGTAaatttataagatatataCTTATTATGATGTAATGAAAATAGGATATAAAAGAGATTTGGTGTGAAATTACCTTGAACAAAAACATTGGTGTGAGttgaatattttgtttgttgtttCTATTGGTGTAAGTGACTGTATAATTGTGCTTCATAGTGACAGTCCTTTTAAGATTTGCATTTAAATTACTAGTGTGAATCACACCATTATAAACATACACCTCAGCAGTTTTGTCTAGTGAATTTGGTATCATTCGAACGCGCTTTTCTAGCTCTTCCCAATTCTGAAAACAAATAGCATTCATCAGTTATGAAACCTAAAACCTCCTCCTTCTAAAGCTCTTTGATCGTACCTTATTTATTGCTGAAggtcaaatattaataaagaaagaaatagTTTTCATATAGCTTCTCTTAAAACTAGTTGTCTGAATAATATGGTAAATCTATAAACGTATTCGAAAACTACGATTCACCGCTAGCCCTCACTTTTTAAGTGGCGCTACGACCTCTATATGTCTTGGCCTCAgctttctgtatatgtttcatgatcattttaaatGGTGATcggccgtcgactttttgggtctaagacatgtcggtttcctcacaatattttccttcaccgttcgagcaaatgttaaatgcgcacatagaaagaaaggatTGGTGcaagctggggatcgaacctacgacctcaggtacgagagtcgcacgctagagccactaggccaacactgcttttgaaaaaaaaaaacccgaTCACCATCACCAACAAGCTAGCTAGCTTAGCACCAATAGATAATGTAATTATAAGGaacgttttaatatataattatattttatggttTGACTTTAATTGACTGAAATACTAGCCGTTAAATGTATCATGTACTCATTAAGGAAAGTGGTTTAACTGAAAGTTTCATAAATACTTACAGACCATCCTTGTCTCCACTCAGgtactatattataattagaaaatGTTGCAGTAAAAGCTTGGCCAGGATATACATCCCTTGCGTTTAGTAGTTGTCTACTTTTAAAGCAATAGCCGGAATCATTGTAATCACAGTTATACTTATTTGCGAGAGATTGGCGCTTGTAGAACAGTTTAGGcgtatctaaaaaatataattttattaaataatgcaaAGAATTggttgaataaaaataagcgAAATTGAACAAATCGAATTCGGTTAGAGTAAATAGTCATGTacatttttgatttatttatacataaaataaaaaaatgaagtcaaataaatagaaaaatactcCACATTCGCATTACtaggattatttttatattcaaactcaaactcaaaatatctttattcaagtgggtaaccaagtacacttttgaattgtcaagttaaattaattgtaaatttacatttactaccagttcgcaagtcaagggcgtagagcgggtaagaagaactggcaagaaactttccgccactctttttaatcgccaagtattgtcatacaaattgtttgaactggagcaattcaatcccaaggattaggatcatttaagtattcctcaaatttataaaacgctttattgattaatttctttattgatttattttacatcAAATTTCGTATTTTAAGCATCataaagattaatttattttaaacaatttcatcaataaaaatacattttaataaagagCACATAATTAACGTAATATGTTAGCTgattatctttaattaataaatacctgCAAGCGTTGATATCTTATTGGCCTTTGCTTTGTTCAGTCTGTGTCTTATATAAACAGTTTCCAACCTGGTCGCACATACTTCGTATAAATGTACACAGGTCTTTCCAAAAtgatagttaatattttgtaatgttttgttCCAACCACATTTAACTTCGTCATTGcgcactattttatttaaccttCCTTCACatgataagtttttaaaatcatacaaAACCTTATCAATTTCAAAAACAGAACCGTTTACGCATTTCCCTTGCACGAAattgtttgataaaataaCTTTGTCGTGGTAAAGACTTATGTTTGAACCGCAGTTAAAGCGTACCGATTCTccaatttcaatataaacaGCGTCGTTTAGAGTGTTATACATTGGAGAGAGCAAGTTTCCTtttgaattcaaaataaagGGCTTTACGCCATCAAAGTCGCTATCAACATTCAATATACAGCCTGCGAAATACAAAAACTATTAACAGTACACTCTTTCAAACATTTTGATGACGGTGAATTATCAGCGACatacatttatacatatacttagtaaaatcaatactaaatataaaaatataagcacAAAATACGTaagacatacatacatattttcatattacataatacattattcAACGAGGTCAGAGACAGTGAAGGAGGAATTGAAAAAGCCCCATACGTGGGGAACAGGTATCACAGGTACGATAGGATGGGTTTTTGGAGCCAAGAAAATggaagttatataaaatacataggCATCCTGGGATCAAAGTATGGAATACAGGGCAGTAAGAATATGACAATTACGTTGCTAGCGGACAGGCTGCCCGTTTAGTTTATTACTACATATTACCGTAAGgccgtttctccactgctccggtacggcaaacgttaattaccgatccgatttagaaactcacaacagtacttacgtacttctccactactccggCATCCGGTGTTTAACAATCCGATAACTTGCTAGATCGGAACGCGGTGTTTTATCGGTCCAAGTATATCCAAGTATCCAAGAGGTTATAAATGATTATTCACAGGttaatttatagtttgtttaatttgaaagaatctggataacctggaccaaaccaaattatgttgctatttatttatatttttataccatagtaTAAGTGAACTATCtattaagtagattataatattttaagatagacaatataaaaaaagtaataaacttgccagggcaataaaatattcagaatttagaacgttttattaaaaaaataaagtatatgggttttagttaatatacgtattgcatgataaatatacaagtatcgattattgtcggatcggatatagtggagaagcgcaatccggccttccgatatttttctcatgactcattccggtatccgacgccggaccggagcagtggagaaagggcCTAATGGTATAATTGGAAAGCAAAAGTTAAGCTCTACAGTAAACAGTACACATACCACCTATAACAACATCAAATCGGCGTGATATCCTTCCGCAATGTGACGTCACTTCACAAATGTATGACCCGGGATGTGCCGCAAACAACTCCGGTTGATTTCCATTCAATTTATCGCCATCTTTTGTCCAAGTaaactgaaaatatatattactttgtGAAGCATTATACAACACTACTACCTAACGGATAGGTTTCTATACATCGCTGGCCCCAGGGAACATAGCACTAttacgactgttttaatgttttctcatttttgacatatttgggtgattttttcagaatttttgcaaaacattttattaataaaacacgaGGATGCTACGGAAATTATTTTGGACACAATTTTAGTAATTCCTttattttttctgaaaaatTAGATTTGCTTTTACATCTTTTCTCCCGGAGCAAGCGATATAATTCATGTCTCACgttagatattttaataataagaaaattacaGTAGCTAGTATACTTAACGAGTAAACAGCTTTTGAGGCTTTTAAACTGATTGACTGATTGACAAAGATTGTTTTTCCGGAAACACCAAACACACACATTATTAATAAGTCGAGAAATAACATAACGCTTTCACCTTAGTTTCACCAAATTCAATAACATGACAGCGTAATATAGTACGAGTAGAAATGAAAACAATTGAAGGTTCTGGCTGAAGGAACTGCGGTGGTGAACAGACAGTCAAATTAACTGTATAATCCATGATGCCGGTTAATTTAGTAATTCGACACGTATACACTCCGGAATCTTGTATGCGTCCATATAGCGTTAGCTTTCCAttcataagaaagtgtccatcctggaaaaaaacaaaacactatgTCACCTCTTATTAAGATAGCCGGCTGTATACCGGCGCCTTATTATCACCACTCTGTCTTAGAAAGAAAGACTAGAAAGTGAAACTCGCTGATAACATACACGTTTCTAACACCTctcttaaaggccggcaacgcactcgcgagccctctggcattgagagtgtccatggcggcggtatcacttaacatcaggtgagcctcctgcccgtttgccccccgttctataaaagaaaacctGTCTATCTTATCAGTCGGTAGCTTATGTCTGGGCGTTGTGGTCTGTAAGGAAACATCTAGAACGGACAATCTGTTTCCACCTGTgtctgtccagcgcctcttTGATCAgcgatcggtccatctggttaTGAACGGCCTGATTTGCCGACTGTGACCACGATTTCTCCAAGATTCTTCTAGTCGCCTCCGCGCAATTTATAGCCGAAATAAGAAGCCTACTAACGCCTATAGCTATGGCCTAATTATTCTTTGagtcgcaaaaaaagaaaaataatgtaataataatacttcgtagaaaaaaaaatgtgtgcgtgtactaggtgtacacacgtaagaagtgaaacttctttatgaccttatttttcaaaaaatgatctactatatgcaactttacagaaattggttaaataaagttaaattagataaagtttaacaaaaggcttttattatcatagacatgaataaaaaacaattatttcattttaacttattactgtactactatgtagtactaagattattacagaatttcattaattgtaatagaattattagtattactatcattgttatcgctattatatatttttgttactaatggcttcgaatctcttcggatcaaccgtggtagggacaagaaaaagatagcgcgtaaccgaaaaatgtgacaaatgtgtgtaatttttttccaacgccgataaagaagtttcacttcaaaagatggcgcgtaacggaaaaatgtgacgcgtaacgaaaaaattgttacactaaatttttttccaaccccgataaagaagtttcacttcaataataatagtaaaaattagcAGTGCAGTCTTGTGTATTTAGTAAACTTATCATGTGGTTGTCACTCTTCTACAAACTTACTCGATACCACCTCAGGGTGTCTTCTTCCGAATGCGTTATGTTACAGAGGATATTAGTTTTTCTATCCTTAATGATAACTAAAGTCTTGCGTATGTATAACTGCGAAGGTGCtcctaaaaaatgtatacttcTGAGAACAGCGATCTTagaaaaatcaaagaaaatgtacctaatttagtttaaaatatataaatcaaaaaggtatatattataatcggTAATATGGCGAAGTTACAGTAAGTAAtttaatgctgagccagggctaGTAATAAccttataaattttgtttctgtgtatgtgtttcgttcgtaataaatgttatgtttatgtttaacatcaattatattaaaacataaaaatttcatactagtaagaaaaaattaaacaagataaaataaaatataaccaaaattaatagaaacttaaagctgccctgcgattctgtaactcactttccgaactcacacagcggttttcgcatcggcggtcgctctcaaatcagtcgtgaagcagtcattttatgatttggcattctaataaacaataaactacaaccccccaccttttcagactgccaaatcataaaatgactgcttcacgactgatttgagagcgaccgccgatgcgaaaaccgctgtgtgagttcgaaaagtgagttacagaatcgcagggctgctcaTTAAGAGCGTGATAACATTACTGTAACTTTATTTAGTAAGGTTAGTAATTAAGTTGTAAGAGCGAGCAGGTAAGCGATCCGTAGGTACGTATAGAAGACTTTTAGTTATACTCTAGAATTACGAAGGAAAATGTATCAAGAGTTAATGTTAAATCCTTCATACAAACAACAATTAGCTATCCaatcattgatatacaaacaacccaagatgcacagtctcgaataaaagtaacgctcgaaagtgtcccgaaacactatttctgtccctttcagtatatgttacaagcatatattattgcaaaatcgaccttacgcgaattgcttaaagttgttattacaacgcagtgtatacgtacttaaagcaataaaattttacgacctatcgtggtcggtaggacaaggtattgagtggaatcgaacatgacttttttatttacaactatttaacataattttaaatttatccgacttttcgggtgctttacagcgtgcgtggtcacggtgactgaagacaaaaggcgttggatgttaaatagttgtaaatttataataatacataacttaaatccggttaaaaagttttttctttaaattaaaaaaaaaaattaaattggctacctcctgacctacactttatatagcgtaaatatattggtcaaaaactacacacaaaaaagtttaaaagtacataaatttatttataaaaaaaaaacaaataaataacatcgactccacttattagacgcgagactatttgaaatgagcgcacaatttagaatgttgcgctcattttttgaggacgttttttagacgttgagtgtgcatcttgggttttttgtatatcaatgtatCCAATTGATCTATTCGgcaattaaatatgtataattaagcTGCTTCACTAAGCATTCGTTTCTAATTAGCATGTTTACTAAGGTGTAGAATTCAACCCGAAAAATAGGTCCTACAAAGTCCtagtacatttaaaaaaccaGGACTCGAAAAAGGAACGAGCGTTcgtcattttttttacaattaccTTCCACAATAAGAACATAGTATTCCCACGCTGAACCAAGGGAATTTTGTGCCTTGCATGTGTATATACCAGCGGAATCAGCTGTTACATTATGTATAACCAAAGAATTATTTACAGTTGTACACTCGGTGCCTGAAAAATGTGAACAATACTGtaagtgtaattttttctttaaattttaacaagtatacagataaaa encodes the following:
- the LOC125051922 gene encoding uncharacterized protein LOC125051922, with amino-acid sequence MLPIKILYVFICLNYVVGQSTDFQNFNVIFAIDETLYEYMLRYVLPVKFMELDYTLLVYNSDSVKISKYTESHRHPLLLSYTKEVSMPTTLEEDTRDLLFVIDYSLNITNMSEYENSYLFVFSNYLNPVHTSTGLSKTLRKALKKHVQVSFFTYEYPMTDEVSAHDEISSTLTNATGGVFLPIDILDDSVIRYIMDELIHKRISVDTKIFHADYEPICVFGFTVDMQTEDYSIIVIGDGAELLSLINNRNESIEYTNITLSKSVVVGVFNASTGFNFAYVTCDGKCQVIIRASSKLRFTPGFSAEPPVPGSKISASPLTNNKSYLSIEVKKCYGNIDILSAEVYNQKNWSQSLKIHKMYDNLYSSDEPILFPKDLIGVRINGVINETDETFTSIYPRLISPFDKNDLEIITVNITIGDPLTLECAGIDGEWIFYSSRQSPALSLDTGIQYFKIKRATLEDAGLYMCRKNDTIITLYKVQVQVPPTINRVSKRLIVAVIGDPVVVMPCLATGSPEPNVTWSFNGSKECTECTTVNNSLVIHNVTADSAGIYTCKAQNSLGSAWEYYVLIVEGAPSQLYIRKTLVIIKDRKTNILCNITHSEEDTLRWYRDGHFLMNGKLTLYGRIQDSGVYTCRITKLTGIMDYTVNLTVCSPPQFLQPEPSIVFISTRTILRCHVIEFGETKFTWTKDGDKLNGNQPELFAAHPGSYICEVTSHCGRISRRFDVVIGGCILNVDSDFDGVKPFILNSKGNLLSPMYNTLNDAVYIEIGESVRFNCGSNISLYHDKVILSNNFVQGKCVNGSVFEIDKVLYDFKNLSCEGRLNKIVRNDEVKCGWNKTLQNINYHFGKTCVHLYEVCATRLETVYIRHRLNKAKANKISTLADTPKLFYKRQSLANKYNCDYNDSGYCFKSRQLLNARDVYPGQAFTATFSNYNIVPEWRQGWSNWEELEKRVRMIPNSLDKTAEVYVYNGVIHTSNLNANLKRTVTMKHNYTVTYTNRNNKQNIQLTPMFLFKAVHYFTERMGVAFIQLNIPNVTKEEAKKYVFCDDICKEIEWLGNGDWKNPKRGYIYCCSIREFNLLFGDVVQIKEASGILRKI